The following DNA comes from Candidatus Lernaella stagnicola.
CTTGAACTTGGCGGCTACTCGGACTGGCGTTTGCCTACGATCAGTGAACTGCGGTCTTTGATACGGGGTTGCCCCCAAAACCAGACGGGCGGAAGTTGCAGAGTGACAGATAGGTGTCTTTCATTTAAATTATGCCATGAGAGATGTGATGCCTGTGGTTACAAATATGGGAAATGCTATTGGCCGTCGGTGCTTAATGGTGACTGTACCTATTTTTGGTCGTCCTCGGCGGTCGCGGACGACGACGGCGGCGCGTGGCTCGTCGGTTTCGACAACGGCGGCGTCGGCGACGGCGGCGTCGACGGCGACGGCGTTGTGCGATGTGTCCGTTAGCCGACCGTGAAATTGGTCATTTGGTGATTTGGTCCTTTGGTTATTTCGGGGGTTTCCAAAGGGGGCTTGCCCCCTTTGGTGGGTCCAGGGCGAAGCCCTGGTCGAGGCGCTTTTTTTGAATGGCGAAATACGATCATCTGCCGATTTACAAGAAGGCGCTGGAACTGACGGTGTACGTGGAGGACGTGGCGAAGAACTTCAGCCGTTACCACAAGCCATGTTCAGCCTTCTTCGATTGAGAAGATAGGCGGTCGCGGGGGAGCGTCGTGCTTCGTCTTACCAGCCAGACGATCATCGGCATTGAGCAAGGTAAGTACGCTCCGTCATTGCCTTTGGCCTTTCAAATTTCCAGAGCTTTCGGCATGAGTATCGAAGAAATTTTCGAATATGCGGAATCCGGTGCGAAATCCCAATAGTCACAGTGACCAAATTTTGCGGCCATTTCTGCATTTTGGACCATTTTCGAGCAGGTCGATTTGAAAAATGGCGTTTTGTAATGGCTTGAAATCGTTGCAAGATGCCGGAATCACGGCAGTTATACTAAATGCGGTGTACAGATTCGATTCCCATCCACTTCCGCCATACTTCATTTTGGGTTACGGGTACTTACGAGCCGTTAGCCCCTTAATTTTGCCAACTGCAACCAGAAGTGCAACCACTTGGAACTAGTAGTAACCTCATTTCGGGTTTTCATTCTCTTCCTCAATGTCATCGAATTTCAATTCGTTGACCTGTGGCTCGCCAAAACTAGATCGTGGGTGATTTCAACCTCGGTTTCGCGTCTTCATCCTGACAGAATAGGGAGATTTCGGCGTGGCCACAACACGTTGATTTCATTAACGGACGAGTTTTGGCGAAGGACAGGTCTTTCGCAAACATGGCGGCGTTCTGCGGACCGGTCAGGCCCTGGACCAGGGTATCCATCCCCGCGATCTGTATGCGATGGTCGATGCGGGCCGGATCGAACGGATGAGTCGGGGAGTCTAACGTCTCGCCGACATGCCGCCACTAAGGAATCCCGATCTGGTCACCGTCTCGAAGCGGATACCAGAGGGTGTCATCTGTGCGATCTCGGCTCTTGCGTTCCACGGGATCACGACCCAAATACCGCACGAGATCCACGTTGCCGTTGACAGAAAAGCATGGTCGTCGCCAAGGATCGAGTTCCCTCCGATCCGTGTATACCGTTATACCGGCCCCGCCTTCACCGAGGGCGTCGAGGAGCATCGCATCGACGAGTTCAAGATCCGCATTTACGGTCTGGAGAAGACCATCGCCGACTGCTTCAAGTTCCGCAACAAGATCGGCCTCGATGTGGTACTGGAGGCCCTCAGCTTCGCCAAGGAATCCAAGAAGATCAAGGTGCCGAAGCTGCTGGAGTTCGCCCGCGTATGCCGCGTGGAGCGTGTCATGCGGCCATATCTGGATCCTCTATTTTGAGGGAGGTTCGATCATGCTGTCCACAAGCCGCTTTTCCTCGACGGCATCCTCATAGACTTTCTTCATTTTAGGTGCTCTTTTCTTCAGAGTGGTAAGATCGAGGCAAAAGTCAGCGCACAAATAGGCAAGGACGTCCTCGTAAGGCCATACCTCTCTCGGAAAGGAAGCTATGTCGGTTAGGCGCTGGTAGATAAATTTGTTTGACTTGACAACTTAGGCAAGATGTACTGAAATAAAACATGTAGATTCCGGTTTTCTATAGAAATTGGCTGGTAGGTCGAGAAATAAGTATGTCTGAAAGAAGTTTTACCGTGATCGCAGGGGTGATATATTCTGTGAATCCCGTGCATCGAAATTCGACGCGTGGAAAATCACAATGGACGATAGACGAGAACGCTGAGATCTCATGTTTCCAAGGCGTTCATAACAAAAATTGGATTGTTGGCAAAAAGGGCTGGGGGTTGCACCTTGTGAATGGCAAGGTCACCTATCTTGGTCTATGTAACAAACACGATAAAAAGGTTTTTGTTGCTAAATTTGTCATGAGTAATGCTGGGGTAATAGTTTGGCATGGTTACCCAGCAGATCACCGGAACAACGCACATGACATTCCTGATTTGCAGATTATAAACCAATGGATTTCGAGTCAACTTATTCCATTGCCGAAAATCAGGAAAATTATAAAAGGACAGCCATGCAGCCTCTAAAGCTGACGATTGGGGGAAACTATTGGGATTCTTATCTCTATCAGGGAAGGCTATTTCTTTTTCAAACAGATGGTAGCCTTAAAATAATTAACTGGGATAAATTCGTTGAAGGCTATTTAATTGATGAAAATCTGCGCCTTGCTTTTGAATGTGGTTTCCGCAGAAGTGATTATTTGTACGGTTCAAAATGGAAACTATTATTCAAAGATACAGAGATAAAAGACTGTTTAATAGGCAAGTTTAGAAAACTTTCTTTACTCGAACTTGAATTAGAAGAAAGGAAATTAGACGAATATTGTTTTACAAGGAAAGAAAATCCATTGCCTTTTCCTCATTCCGATGTAACTGTTTATCGAAAAACTCTTTATTCAACATCACGTGAGGGAATATTTAAGGGCTTAATTGACAAGAGAAGAAAATCGATTTTTACAGACCCACCAGTAAAAATGTGGGATTGCCCTTCACTAAGCGTCTCAGCGTCATATATGACTCTGGCCATTTCAGCAGGATCAGAGGGCCTTTACGAAACAAAACTTATTGGACAATGGGAGGAAGAGGAGGAGGGTGACACCAGTGAAGAACCCTCCGCGATATCCAATGAGCATTGCTCTTCTTGTGAATGGACATATCATAGTATATTTGGGTCGTCACATAAGAGTGGCGGATTTTTGGCAGACTTTTCAAAAGAAAAGGATGGAACAGACTGGCGAAAACATACAAGGAAATTTGAGGGCATATTTCCCTCCTCACAAATTTTCGGACAAAACAGCAGATACAGTTGGGGCAGTAATGACAAACTATGCCAAGCTCATGCAGGGGCCGTAAGTATAGTAAAGTATTCACCGTGGGATAATGAAGGGATTGCTCGTTTTCAGGATATGGGCACAATTACTCTTGCCCCTTGGAAAGGCGAAGTTGTATCAGGAGGTACTGCATTATTCGGTACAATTATTGAGTGCGATAATGCTTTAATAGTTGTACCTAGTCAAGGGGACCCGATAACAATTCCTGGTGAGCCAGTAAATTGGCGCGTTTTTCCTCGATCCAAACATTACGAGAACCACCTTCATATCATTTATGACGATCATATTGATATTTTATCATTTAATCAGGACTATTTTGTAGATCAAAAAGTAAAACGGTCGGGAACTCGGTATTATGAAAAGCATCAATTTTAAATTGGTTTATACGTTGCATTTTCAGCTAGTTACGATATCTCTTTATAAGGTCAAACCTTCGCCCTTTTTGGGGTAGCTCCCAACGCCGTACCAATAGGTGCTCGAATGCTTTGAACAAGACGGTGTAGAATGTCCCGGCTACCAAGTGAAATCAATGGGTTAGGTCTAGCCTTCCGATATTCATTAACAACTTGATCCGCAGCCTCCTGAGGCTCAGAAAAGACATTCTTTAGGACAAATCAAGCATCCTTTCCTTGGCTTTTGGAGAAATACCGCACCCCTTGCTCTTCCATGACCTCAAGCATCTCCTGCGCCCGTTGTAGGCGCTCTAAGCGCCTTGCTTCTAATGACCTTCCGGTTTTATCCTTGGCACGACGCCGATCAATCCGAAACGGAACTACAACAACGCATCTTGGTTCGTTTAGTGTCACGCCTGTGGAGTTAGATGGGACTTGAACACCTTCACAAAAACACCGCCCCAACAGATATCGTTCGGAGTCATGAGGGAAAGAGCATGGTCACAATGACCAATTTTTGCGACTGTTTTTGCATTTTGGAGCATTTTCGAGCAGGTCGATTTGAAAAATGGCGTTTTGTAATGGCTTGAAATCGTTGCAAGATGCCGGAAACACGGCAGTTATAATAAATGTGCTGTACAGATTCGATTCCCATCCACTTCCGCCAGATATCCTTTTTCTCTCATTTTCACGTCCATGGCCGTCACGCGGCCTCCCGGTAGTAGTATTTCAGCAGTCCGCCGAGGCGTTCACGGCATTGGATTTCGCCATTCGTTCGGGTTGGATCATGGTCGGTCGCTGGGAAAAGCAACAGGTGGTCCGCTCCCAGTTTTAGGTTCATTGTGCATGCGAGTTTTCCGGGGTTAATCGGCCTGTTTCCGGCCGCAGCCAGGCCGGATGAGGCGGTGCCCCGGAGCCCACGGCGAGCGGCCATAACGGCGTCGGGCGTTTCAGGCGCCTCGGAGTCAGGCCGGTTTGCAGCGCGGCAGGTGAATGGTGAACGTCGTGCCGACGCCGACCGTGGATTCAATCGTGATCTCGCCGCCGTGTTCGACGGCGATTTTCCGCGAAACGGCCAGGCCCAGTCCCGTGCCCTTAGCGCCTTTGCTGCTGTGAAAGGCTTGGAACAGCTTGGCGCAATCCTCCGGCGGGATGCCCACGCCGTTGTCCTGCACATCGAGGGCCAAAAGGTCGGGGCTTTCGTCGCTCCGCGCGCGGATGGTGACTTTTCCCGGTCGGTCGTCGGGCAGCGCATCCAGGGCGTTGCCGGCCAGATTCAAGACGCAACGGTGGATGCTCAGGCCTTCGGCTTCAATCGTCTCGGCGTCGGGGTGGACCTCCAGGCAGACCTCCACTTCGGCGTCTTGCGCCCGCAGGGCGATCAGATCGCGCACGTTGCCAAGGGTCTCGGCCAGGTTGACCGTCTCGTAGGCGGGCGTCCGGTCTTTGCTGAAATCGAGCATGTTGAACACGAGTTGGTTGATGCGGTCCTGGCTGACCTTCACCACATGCCAGCCGAGTTTCAGCATGGCCTGATCGCCACCCTCCAACGCCTGATCCATCATGTAGGTGCCGCCGCGAATGCCGGTGAGGATGTTCTTGATGTCGTGGGCCACGCCGGCGAGGGCCTGGTAGGCCTCGTTGCGTTGAATCAAGTTGATGAAGCCTTGCGAATGGTGGCGGATGCGGGCGATCAGCTCGATGCGGTCGGGCAGCTTCACCAGGTAATCGTTGGCGCCGATGGCGAAGGCTTCCGCTTTGGTGATCGGTTCTTCGCGCGAGGAGAGCATGATCATCGGAATGTCTTGCGTGGCCGGATTGGCGCGAAAGAATTTGATCAGCGTCATGCCGTCAATTTGGGGCATCACCAGGTCCTGCAAGATGACCGTCGGCGCCCACTCCTCGGCAACCCGAAGCGCTTGCGTCGGGTCGCTCAAGTAGCGGAACTCCAGATTCTGCTCGCCTTCCAGCATCCGGCGCACCGTCTCGCCGACGATCGGCTGGTCGTCAATCAGTAACACGCGTACGGCGTGCTGGCGCATGAATTGTTCGGATTCGGTCGGCAATTCGGGCTTCTGTTCCATGGCAATTCCTCCCCTGACCCGGAGACCCGCGGTCAGTCGCGGGCGAATAGGGTGGGGCCAATTTCCTCGAGCGGCAATATTTTTTCGGCCGCGTTAAGCTGGGCGGCCGCCTTGGGCATACCGTAAACCACGCAGGTCTTTTCATCCTGGGCGATGGTCCGCCATCCTTCGCGACGAAGCTGCAACAAGCCGCGCGAGCCGTCACGGCCCATGCCGGTCAGCAGCACCGCCGACCCCTTGCCGGGGCAATGTTGGGCCAGGCTCTCGAAAAGGGCGTCCACGGAAGGGCGGTATGAATACTCCGTGGGATGCGGGGTGTAACTCAAGGTACGATTGCGCG
Coding sequences within:
- a CDS encoding hybrid sensor histidine kinase/response regulator; this translates as MEQKPELPTESEQFMRQHAVRVLLIDDQPIVGETVRRMLEGEQNLEFRYLSDPTQALRVAEEWAPTVILQDLVMPQIDGMTLIKFFRANPATQDIPMIMLSSREEPITKAEAFAIGANDYLVKLPDRIELIARIRHHSQGFINLIQRNEAYQALAGVAHDIKNILTGIRGGTYMMDQALEGGDQAMLKLGWHVVKVSQDRINQLVFNMLDFSKDRTPAYETVNLAETLGNVRDLIALRAQDAEVEVCLEVHPDAETIEAEGLSIHRCVLNLAGNALDALPDDRPGKVTIRARSDESPDLLALDVQDNGVGIPPEDCAKLFQAFHSSKGAKGTGLGLAVSRKIAVEHGGEITIESTVGVGTTFTIHLPRCKPA
- a CDS encoding DUF1566 domain-containing protein, giving the protein LELGGYSDWRLPTISELRSLIRGCPQNQTGGSCRVTDRCLSFKLCHERCDACGYKYGKCYWPSVLNGDCTYFWSSSAVADDDGGAWLVGFDNGGVGDGGVDGDGVVRCVR
- a CDS encoding helix-turn-helix domain-containing protein, whose amino-acid sequence is MLRLTSQTIIGIEQGKYAPSLPLAFQISRAFGMSIEEIFEYAESGAKSQ